The Chloroflexota bacterium genome includes a region encoding these proteins:
- a CDS encoding divalent-cation tolerance protein CutA: MTTHAVVLVTTSSTEEAERIGHTLVNRKLAACVNIVNPIRSIYRWQGQVEDGQEVLLIIKTTATHLDAVAAKVTELHSYQVPEIIAVPVVAGSQAYLKWIDEETQYPSGSVKISVTPKED, translated from the coding sequence ATGACAACGCATGCGGTCGTGTTAGTGACTACCTCGTCTACTGAAGAGGCGGAGCGCATCGGACATACCTTAGTGAACCGGAAATTAGCCGCCTGTGTTAATATCGTCAACCCTATCCGTTCGATCTACCGCTGGCAGGGCCAAGTGGAAGACGGCCAGGAAGTGCTTCTGATCATCAAGACCACTGCCACGCATTTGGATGCGGTCGCCGCCAAGGTCACTGAATTGCACTCCTATCAGGTGCCAGAGATCATCGCCGTGCCCGTTGTCGCTGGCTCTCAGGCTTATTTGAAATGGATTGATGAAGAGACACAATATCCATCTGGCAGCGTCAAAATCTCCGTCACGCCGAAAGAGGATTAG
- the tilS gene encoding tRNA lysidine(34) synthetase TilS — MEEFIRRHNLLRPGETVVVGVSGGPDSLCLAHLLLGLRERYPLAVHLAHLHHGIRGAEANADAAFVAEIAHRWKAPLTVERIDVPALAKERHLSVEEAARTARYEFLARVARAVGAETIAVGHNADDQVETVVMHWLRGAGLAGLRGMQPLSPMPGAEESGLRLIRPLLSTYRADIEAYCMEVGITPRFDRSNLDTTLFRNRLRHELLPYLEEYNPNFRELVRRASIVLADDYDYLRAATESAWTNTVLEESETYVVFALAPWRALHPSLQRGLLRSAVQRLRRSLRDVGAVHVENAMEIARLGHTGQRATLPAGLELILDYNQLVIAEAGHEPRPTSGTYIYMGTDSVPVVLPGQTPLPGTPWLLETQLIPRDELVIDPKRNQDSHQAFLDYDAIPTSMMLRRRKPGDRFCPLGLGGHEKSLTEFLIGAKVPRALRDRIPLLVAAEQILWVCGLRPDERAKVKPETRTVLHLRFIRHPMAEESA, encoded by the coding sequence GTGGAGGAATTCATTCGCCGCCACAACTTGCTGCGGCCTGGAGAGACGGTGGTGGTAGGAGTATCTGGTGGACCCGATTCTCTTTGCCTGGCCCACTTGTTGTTAGGGCTGCGTGAACGCTACCCGCTGGCTGTTCACTTGGCCCATCTTCACCACGGTATCCGCGGTGCCGAAGCAAATGCAGATGCGGCCTTTGTAGCCGAGATCGCTCATCGGTGGAAAGCACCGTTGACAGTGGAGAGAATAGACGTGCCAGCCCTGGCGAAGGAACGTCATCTTTCCGTAGAGGAAGCGGCCCGCACGGCACGATACGAATTCCTGGCTCGGGTAGCCCGGGCCGTCGGCGCGGAGACCATCGCTGTTGGCCACAACGCCGACGATCAAGTGGAAACCGTAGTGATGCACTGGTTGCGTGGGGCTGGGTTGGCTGGCCTGCGTGGGATGCAGCCACTATCGCCAATGCCGGGCGCCGAGGAGAGCGGCCTGCGCCTCATCCGACCGTTACTGAGCACATACCGCGCCGACATCGAAGCCTATTGTATGGAGGTGGGCATCACCCCGCGCTTCGACCGCTCCAATCTGGATACCACCCTCTTCCGCAACAGACTGCGCCACGAATTGCTCCCTTACCTTGAGGAGTATAATCCCAACTTCCGTGAACTGGTACGCCGAGCGTCCATTGTATTGGCTGACGACTACGACTATCTACGCGCAGCGACCGAGTCCGCTTGGACCAATACCGTGTTGGAAGAAAGCGAGACCTACGTGGTCTTCGCATTGGCACCATGGCGGGCATTGCATCCCAGCCTGCAACGTGGCCTGTTGCGGAGTGCAGTGCAGCGACTTCGCCGCTCGTTGCGCGATGTGGGCGCGGTGCACGTAGAAAATGCAATGGAGATTGCTCGACTAGGTCATACTGGCCAGCGGGCTACACTTCCTGCCGGACTCGAACTTATATTAGACTACAACCAGTTGGTTATCGCCGAGGCGGGCCACGAACCCCGACCGACATCGGGGACCTACATCTACATGGGCACAGATTCAGTGCCTGTGGTACTCCCTGGCCAGACACCGTTACCGGGTACACCTTGGCTGCTAGAAACACAGTTGATCCCGCGGGATGAACTAGTCATCGATCCCAAACGTAACCAGGACTCCCACCAGGCCTTTCTGGACTACGACGCTATCCCCACCTCGATGATGTTGCGTCGGCGCAAGCCGGGAGATCGCTTCTGCCCCCTAGGATTGGGAGGCCATGAGAAAAGCCTGACCGAGTTCCTAATCGGCGCCAAAGTTCCTCGCGCTCTCCGTGATCGCATCCCATTGCTCGTGGCCGCTGAGCAAATTCTGTGGGTCTGTGGTTTGCGGCCGGACGAACGGGCAAAAGTGAAACCGGAGACTAGGACCGTCTTGCATCTGCGCTTTATTCGTCACCCCATGGCAGAGGAGAGCGCATGA
- a CDS encoding class I SAM-dependent methyltransferase, producing the protein MKRIILRPGREKPVHNRHPWVFSGAIARVEDSPNDGDIVVVTDQDGNFLAQGYYNSHSQIAVRLLSWDESEPIDRAFFRRRLERAIAARQDLAADESTTAYRLVFAESDGLPGLVVDRYNDYLVAQFLTLGVDCQKSLITGLLAEMLSPTGIYERSDVDVRQYEGLEPSTGPLWGETPPDLMEIQENGYRFLVNVKTGQKTGFYLDQRENRARVRDFSAGREMLNCFAYTGGFAVYAAAAGAGPITNVESSAEALGLAQRNMTLNGLESGREDIDTYEEGDVFTILRRYRDQGRSFDLVILDPPKFAHTQAQIASAARGYKDINLLALQLLRPGGILFTMSCSGLVSADLFQKIVFGAAIDAGRDVQIIGRLTQGVDHPILLSFPEGEYLKGLICRVL; encoded by the coding sequence ATGAAACGGATCATCCTAAGGCCGGGCCGAGAAAAACCAGTGCATAACCGTCATCCGTGGGTTTTTTCAGGCGCGATTGCGCGCGTAGAAGACTCTCCCAATGACGGAGACATCGTGGTTGTCACGGACCAAGACGGCAATTTTTTGGCGCAGGGCTATTACAATTCCCACTCCCAGATCGCAGTGCGCTTGCTCTCTTGGGATGAGAGCGAGCCCATTGACCGGGCATTTTTCCGTCGGCGGTTGGAACGTGCCATAGCCGCCCGCCAAGACCTCGCTGCAGATGAATCCACGACTGCCTACCGTCTCGTCTTCGCTGAATCCGATGGGTTGCCAGGATTAGTTGTGGATCGTTACAACGACTATCTCGTTGCCCAGTTTCTGACCTTGGGGGTGGATTGCCAGAAATCGCTTATCACCGGGCTATTGGCCGAGATGTTGTCGCCGACGGGCATCTATGAGCGCAGTGACGTGGATGTGCGCCAATATGAGGGGCTGGAGCCAAGCACTGGTCCCCTTTGGGGTGAGACGCCACCAGATCTCATGGAGATACAGGAAAACGGATATCGTTTCTTAGTAAATGTGAAAACTGGCCAGAAGACAGGGTTCTATCTGGACCAACGCGAGAACCGGGCCCGGGTACGAGACTTCAGCGCCGGGCGCGAAATGCTGAATTGCTTCGCCTACACTGGCGGGTTCGCTGTTTACGCCGCAGCGGCTGGCGCAGGGCCAATCACCAATGTAGAATCATCCGCTGAGGCACTTGGCTTGGCGCAGCGCAACATGACCCTGAATGGATTGGAGTCAGGACGTGAGGATATAGATACATATGAAGAGGGCGACGTATTCACAATCTTGCGGCGTTATCGTGACCAAGGGCGGTCTTTCGATCTGGTAATACTGGATCCGCCTAAGTTCGCTCACACCCAGGCACAGATTGCCTCCGCGGCGCGGGGCTACAAAGACATTAACCTGTTGGCTCTGCAGTTGCTCCGACCAGGTGGCATCCTGTTCACTATGTCCTGCTCCGGCTTGGTAAGCGCGGATTTATTCCAAAAGATCGTATTTGGCGCCGCCATAGACGCAGGGCGCGATGTGCAGATCATTGGCCGATTGACACAAGGGGTGGATCACCCGATCCTGCTTTCCTTCCCAGAGGGGGAGTATCTGAAAGGATTGATCTGTCGCGTGTTATGA
- the hpt gene encoding hypoxanthine phosphoribosyltransferase: protein MTDDVAKILISEEEIQARIAELGKAISRDYEGEDLVLVCILKGGVTFLADLMRNLTIPHEVDFMAISSYGRGTTSSGVVRILKDLDTNIEGRNVLIVEDIIDTGHTLEYIIANLRTRRPKSLRICTLLSKPSRREVDIPLDYVGFEIPNEFVIGYGLDFAEHYRNLPFIGVLKPEKYGPLLEELD from the coding sequence ATGACGGATGATGTAGCGAAGATCCTGATCTCGGAAGAGGAAATACAAGCCCGCATAGCCGAGTTGGGCAAGGCCATCTCCAGAGACTATGAGGGAGAGGACCTGGTTCTGGTGTGCATCCTCAAAGGCGGTGTGACATTTCTTGCTGACCTGATGCGGAACCTGACTATCCCTCACGAGGTGGACTTCATGGCCATCTCCAGTTATGGGCGGGGCACGACCTCCAGCGGCGTCGTACGCATATTGAAAGACTTAGATACGAACATAGAGGGCCGCAATGTGCTGATTGTAGAAGATATCATTGATACTGGCCACACGCTAGAGTATATCATCGCCAACCTGCGGACGCGCCGCCCGAAAAGCCTGCGTATCTGCACACTGTTGAGCAAGCCGTCACGCCGCGAGGTGGATATCCCACTCGATTACGTGGGTTTTGAGATCCCTAATGAGTTTGTTATTGGCTACGGGCTGGATTTTGCCGAACATTATCGCAATTTGCCCTTCATAGGCGTGCTCAAGCCGGAGAAATACGGCCCGCTCCTGGAGGAACTGGATTGA
- a CDS encoding DNRLRE domain-containing protein — protein MSRKGFLIVVTVWVVLIAMSVAQTKREVLALPSRMDFVEVFQQGHQGYTGATDTYLVYEDNTSHGSEQFLYLLGGGTEGAIVSLLRFDVSRLPPNTRVTSATLALYCYYIEREALPDFRGYLYCVKRPWDEGSATWYMATATTWWTLPGCAGPGTDRCDPANDTTDLYAGGAPEGKWFEWDVTELVQQWVDDPWHNFGVVIKSNTGPYWFPSSNSAMGFFDQRPKLTVHYVLHTPTPTATQTNTSTPTRTPTVTRTLTLTPTPTLSTGTIRGMVCEDLNANGVCDTGEPPLPAATIRLWDAQGVKLSEIITLSDGLFVFSYIPPGQYTVEEIDPPGYTSYPDQNRVEVYVAAGTVTTVNFADRRLRWLYLPIVCKN, from the coding sequence GTGAGCCGAAAGGGATTCCTGATCGTTGTTACTGTATGGGTGGTTTTGATCGCCATGTCAGTAGCACAGACCAAGAGAGAAGTTCTGGCCCTGCCATCCCGGATGGACTTCGTAGAGGTGTTCCAGCAAGGTCATCAAGGATACACTGGCGCGACGGACACTTATCTCGTCTATGAGGATAACACGTCCCACGGCAGCGAGCAATTTCTGTATCTGCTGGGCGGCGGGACGGAGGGGGCTATTGTCAGCCTGTTGCGGTTCGACGTCTCCCGGCTCCCACCGAACACCCGCGTTACGTCCGCGACGTTGGCCCTCTATTGCTATTATATAGAACGTGAGGCTCTCCCTGACTTTCGGGGATATTTGTACTGTGTGAAGAGACCGTGGGACGAAGGCAGCGCGACGTGGTACATGGCCACAGCCACTACTTGGTGGACGCTCCCCGGTTGCGCCGGACCCGGCACTGACCGTTGCGACCCGGCCAATGATACCACTGACCTTTACGCCGGCGGCGCGCCAGAGGGTAAGTGGTTCGAGTGGGACGTCACCGAACTGGTCCAACAGTGGGTTGATGATCCATGGCATAACTTCGGCGTGGTCATCAAAAGCAACACGGGCCCCTATTGGTTTCCCTCTTCCAATAGCGCGATGGGTTTTTTCGATCAGCGCCCTAAGCTGACGGTGCACTATGTTCTCCACACGCCTACACCCACTGCCACTCAGACGAACACCTCAACCCCGACCCGCACGCCCACTGTCACCCGCACGCTCACGCTTACCCCGACTCCTACTTTAAGTACTGGCACCATTCGGGGTATGGTATGCGAGGACTTGAATGCCAATGGCGTGTGCGACACCGGTGAACCACCTCTCCCAGCCGCAACTATCCGTTTGTGGGATGCTCAAGGGGTGAAGTTGAGCGAGATAATCACCCTGTCCGATGGACTTTTTGTCTTCTCCTACATCCCTCCGGGCCAGTACACGGTGGAGGAGATTGACCCACCAGGCTACACCTCTTATCCTGATCAAAACCGGGTAGAAGTCTATGTCGCCGCGGGCACAGTGACCACAGTGAATTTCGCCGATAGGCGTTTGAGGTGGCTCTATTTGCCCATCGTGTGTAAGAATTAG
- a CDS encoding pyridoxal phosphate-dependent aminotransferase has product MKLAKRMSRLGTETAFEVLVRAKALEAQGREIIHLEIGEPDFDTPANIIEAACKALRSGHTHYTPSAGIPELREAIADYMSKTRGMKFTPDQVVVTPGGKPIMFFTILALCEPGDEVIYPNPGFPIYESMINFTGATPVPIPLREENDFRADAEELCDKITPRTKMIIINSPHNPTGSVLTRDDLRVIAEAAVKNDVVVLSDEIYSQIIYEGEHVSIATFPGMAERTIILDGFSKTYAMTGWRLGYGVMPTELANHVARLMTNSNSCTAAFTQMAGIEALTGPQTESEKMVEAFRQRRDVIVPGLCDIPGIRCAKPAGAFYVFPNITGTGMSSKQFADYLLNEAGVAALSGTAFGDYGEGYIRLSYANSIENIRKALDRIRTAVAKLGVK; this is encoded by the coding sequence ATGAAACTGGCAAAAAGAATGAGTCGGCTGGGGACGGAGACCGCCTTCGAGGTGTTAGTCAGGGCCAAGGCACTGGAGGCGCAGGGGCGGGAGATCATCCACCTGGAGATCGGTGAGCCCGACTTTGATACCCCGGCCAATATCATTGAAGCGGCGTGTAAGGCGCTGCGCAGCGGGCACACCCACTATACCCCCTCGGCTGGCATCCCCGAATTGCGAGAGGCCATCGCTGACTACATGAGCAAAACCAGGGGCATGAAATTCACCCCCGATCAGGTGGTGGTGACGCCGGGCGGCAAGCCTATCATGTTCTTCACTATCCTGGCCTTGTGCGAGCCGGGCGACGAGGTCATCTATCCCAACCCTGGTTTCCCCATCTACGAGTCTATGATTAATTTTACCGGCGCGACCCCAGTTCCCATCCCGCTGCGCGAAGAAAACGACTTCCGCGCGGATGCGGAGGAACTCTGCGACAAGATAACGCCACGCACCAAGATGATCATTATCAACTCGCCCCACAACCCAACCGGCAGTGTGCTCACCCGCGACGACTTGAGGGTTATCGCGGAGGCGGCAGTGAAAAATGACGTGGTTGTGCTCTCAGATGAGATCTATAGCCAAATCATCTACGAGGGTGAACACGTCAGCATCGCCACATTCCCCGGAATGGCTGAGCGAACCATTATCCTCGATGGCTTCTCCAAAACTTACGCTATGACGGGTTGGCGATTAGGTTACGGGGTGATGCCAACGGAATTGGCAAATCACGTGGCACGTTTGATGACCAATTCCAACTCTTGTACCGCGGCTTTCACTCAAATGGCGGGCATCGAGGCCCTCACCGGTCCGCAAACCGAGTCAGAGAAGATGGTGGAGGCCTTCCGCCAACGCCGCGACGTCATCGTGCCGGGCTTATGCGACATCCCTGGTATTCGCTGTGCTAAACCAGCGGGCGCATTCTATGTCTTCCCCAACATCACCGGCACCGGCATGAGCAGCAAACAGTTCGCCGACTATCTCCTCAACGAGGCTGGGGTGGCGGCTCTGTCTGGAACGGCGTTTGGGGACTACGGCGAGGGGTATATTCGCCTTTCCTACGCCAATTCAATCGAGAACATCCGCAAGGCATTGGACCGCATACGCACGGCAGTAGCAAAGTTGGGTGTGAAGTAG
- a CDS encoding glycosyltransferase family 4 protein gives MRIGIDVTPALCQKAGIGRYTRCLVSALAELDHTNEYVLFAAGKVPPDAPLPTQGNFALRTFPLSDRWMAILWYRLRLPLPVDWCTGRLDLFHSPDFALPPLRQGARIVTVHDLSFIRTPDCADEHLRAYLLAVVPPAVYRADLVLADSQSAKEDLVTLLDVPPEKVQVLYSGVEACFHPVGKEKVEQIRAKYGLARPFIFSVGTLQPRKNYTRLIEAFAWLKREKGLPHGLVIAGERGWLYEDMPRRAHELGIGDDVLFLGYVEDTDLPALYSAADVFAFPSLYEGFGLPPLEAMACGTPVVTSNTSSLPEVVGDAALTVDPLDVQAIAEAIWHALENAPLRERLIQAGKKRAATFTWKAAAEKLVRLYQDLVL, from the coding sequence ATGCGTATAGGCATTGATGTAACTCCTGCTCTATGCCAAAAGGCAGGCATAGGGCGCTATACACGGTGTCTCGTGTCGGCACTGGCCGAGTTAGATCACACGAACGAGTATGTCCTCTTCGCAGCAGGGAAGGTGCCGCCCGATGCGCCGCTGCCGACTCAAGGGAACTTTGCGCTGCGCACGTTTCCCTTATCTGATCGTTGGATGGCTATTCTCTGGTATCGTCTGCGACTCCCTCTGCCCGTTGACTGGTGCACCGGCCGGTTAGATCTATTCCATTCCCCTGATTTCGCCCTGCCACCGCTACGGCAAGGGGCGCGAATTGTCACTGTCCATGACCTCTCCTTCATTCGCACACCCGACTGCGCTGACGAACACCTGCGCGCTTACCTGCTGGCTGTTGTGCCTCCCGCCGTCTACCGCGCCGATCTCGTGTTGGCCGACTCACAGAGTGCAAAGGAGGATTTGGTAACCTTATTAGATGTTCCGCCGGAGAAAGTTCAAGTGCTCTATTCTGGGGTCGAGGCGTGTTTTCACCCTGTGGGAAAGGAAAAGGTAGAGCAGATCAGAGCAAAATACGGCCTGGCCCGGCCCTTTATTTTCTCGGTGGGTACGCTGCAACCGCGCAAGAACTACACCCGGCTCATCGAGGCCTTCGCTTGGCTGAAACGAGAAAAGGGGCTGCCACACGGCTTGGTCATCGCAGGCGAAAGGGGGTGGTTATACGAGGATATGCCACGCCGGGCTCACGAACTCGGCATCGGAGATGACGTGCTCTTTTTGGGCTATGTTGAGGATACGGATTTACCCGCCCTGTATTCAGCAGCGGATGTTTTCGCTTTCCCAAGCCTTTATGAAGGTTTTGGCTTACCTCCGCTGGAGGCAATGGCCTGCGGGACACCAGTGGTCACATCGAACACTTCCTCATTACCAGAGGTGGTGGGAGATGCAGCGCTTACAGTAGATCCCCTGGATGTGCAGGCTATCGCGGAGGCTATCTGGCATGCGTTGGAGAACGCACCCCTGCGGGAACGATTGATACAGGCGGGAAAAAAGCGGGCAGCGACCTTCACCTGGAAAGCAGCGGCAGAGAAGTTGGTCAGGTTGTATCAGGATCTGGTCTTGTAA
- a CDS encoding O-antigen ligase family protein has translation MSAEIKIGKLYITRGDLVLAVLVIPVALAIALLPTAWIVLGMIGTGLFAFVLLRPQYAVALLAFMVPFGTLRGMTVSGFTVGGTEMLIALLAFAWYARMVADREIRIVCPPIAFPLVFLLVIMVASVLASTAAEPAVKEIIKWGEVLFVCLFVANVVDREAARWLVLGLLVAGTLEGLYGIYQFGRSIGPEEFVLFGRFMRASGHFYQPNPFGGYMGLTLPLAYGLLLAGLSTTHEGRPTAVTWAAAVVGCTVMGAALVMSWSRGAWLGFGVAALAVTLAHSRRTLLLGLLGLVLIGLFLLLGDAALLPESLIQRVVDFVPYLSGVDIQAVEVTDANFAILERLAHWKAAWDMFSDHPWFGVGIGNYPVVYERYAIPRWQDPLGHAHNYYLNTLAEMGLVGLGAYVLFVGAALATAWKAVRCSQGYWHGVALGAFGMFMHLSVHNFFDNLYVHSMGVQVGLLLGVIWLICRRAET, from the coding sequence TTGTCGGCTGAGATTAAGATAGGTAAATTATATATCACGCGCGGCGACCTGGTCCTGGCAGTACTAGTCATCCCAGTAGCGCTGGCTATTGCTCTTTTGCCGACCGCCTGGATAGTGCTGGGGATGATCGGGACCGGCCTTTTTGCCTTCGTACTATTGCGGCCGCAGTACGCAGTAGCCTTATTAGCCTTCATGGTGCCTTTCGGCACACTACGCGGTATGACCGTCAGTGGGTTCACCGTCGGCGGGACCGAAATGCTGATTGCCCTGCTTGCCTTTGCGTGGTACGCTCGCATGGTTGCCGACCGTGAAATCCGCATCGTTTGCCCGCCCATCGCTTTCCCGCTCGTTTTTCTCCTTGTGATTATGGTGGCCTCGGTGCTGGCCTCCACTGCCGCTGAACCCGCGGTGAAAGAAATTATCAAATGGGGTGAGGTGCTATTCGTTTGCCTGTTCGTAGCAAATGTAGTGGATCGCGAGGCAGCACGCTGGCTGGTGCTAGGCCTCCTGGTGGCCGGAACGTTAGAAGGGTTGTACGGCATCTACCAATTCGGGCGCAGTATTGGACCGGAAGAGTTCGTGCTTTTCGGACGTTTCATGCGAGCATCCGGGCATTTCTACCAGCCTAATCCCTTCGGCGGGTATATGGGTCTCACCCTGCCTTTAGCCTACGGCTTGCTTTTGGCCGGTCTATCAACTACTCACGAGGGGCGCCCCACAGCAGTGACCTGGGCCGCAGCGGTTGTAGGGTGCACCGTTATGGGTGCGGCGTTGGTGATGAGTTGGTCCCGAGGGGCATGGCTGGGCTTTGGAGTGGCGGCACTGGCTGTTACGTTGGCCCATAGTCGCCGGACGCTTCTATTAGGTTTATTAGGACTGGTGCTCATCGGCCTTTTCCTCCTCCTAGGTGATGCGGCACTGCTGCCAGAATCTCTCATCCAACGCGTGGTTGATTTCGTGCCCTATCTCTCTGGCGTTGACATCCAGGCTGTGGAAGTGACAGACGCCAATTTTGCTATCCTAGAGCGCCTCGCACATTGGAAAGCCGCCTGGGATATGTTCAGTGATCACCCCTGGTTCGGCGTGGGGATTGGCAACTACCCAGTGGTCTACGAGCGTTACGCCATCCCTCGGTGGCAGGATCCCTTAGGCCACGCCCATAACTACTATTTGAACACGTTAGCGGAGATGGGTCTGGTAGGATTAGGAGCCTATGTGCTTTTCGTTGGTGCCGCTCTTGCCACAGCCTGGAAAGCCGTGCGGTGTAGTCAGGGTTACTGGCACGGTGTAGCATTAGGCGCATTTGGTATGTTCATGCACCTGTCGGTGCATAATTTCTTCGACAATCTGTACGTCCATAGTATGGGGGTACAGGTAGGCCTGCTACTGGGAGTAATCTGGCTGATCTGCCGCAGAGCCGAGACGTGA
- a CDS encoding 2,3-bisphosphoglycerate-independent phosphoglycerate mutase, with translation MIPFSRLKSLVIPAETKIVFLVMDGLGGLPLQPGGLTELETATTPHLDALASQSVCGLSVPVAPGITPGSGPAHLALFGYDPLACEIGRGVLEALGVDFDLQPQDVAARGNFCTVDSEGRVTDRRAGRISTDVNAELCARLRAIKLPGVEIFVEPVKDYRFILVLRGDGLGDGLTESDPQQLGALPHKIEPLSDAADPAAAHRTADLINEFVRQAKPLLADQYPANMFLLRGISKRPSIPTMQEVYGLNPLAIAVYPMYRGLAKLVGMQVLHPGETMEDEFAALESNWEEYNFFFVHIKWTDSAGEDGDFDRKVSIIEQVDAYIPRLMTLKPDVVVVTGDHSTPALLRSHSWHPIPTLIYSPYCRSDEVTEFSERGCARGALGQFPATDIMPLALANALRLTKFGA, from the coding sequence ATGATTCCTTTCTCGCGATTGAAATCACTGGTGATACCCGCTGAGACTAAGATCGTTTTCCTGGTGATGGATGGGCTGGGAGGACTGCCTCTTCAACCAGGTGGCTTAACGGAACTGGAGACAGCCACGACTCCACACCTGGATGCTTTGGCTTCCCAATCTGTCTGCGGATTAAGTGTGCCCGTCGCTCCCGGCATTACTCCGGGTAGCGGCCCTGCGCATTTAGCGCTCTTCGGCTATGACCCGCTGGCCTGCGAGATCGGCCGCGGTGTGCTGGAGGCACTGGGCGTGGATTTCGATCTCCAGCCGCAGGATGTGGCAGCCCGGGGCAATTTTTGCACCGTGGACAGCGAGGGCCGGGTCACGGACCGGCGAGCAGGACGCATCTCAACCGATGTGAATGCGGAACTCTGTGCCCGATTGCGCGCTATCAAACTCCCGGGTGTCGAAATCTTCGTGGAGCCGGTGAAAGATTACCGCTTTATTCTGGTGCTCCGGGGCGATGGATTGGGTGATGGCTTGACCGAATCTGACCCTCAACAATTGGGAGCATTGCCCCACAAGATAGAGCCGTTATCGGATGCTGCCGACCCTGCCGCTGCGCACCGCACCGCCGACCTCATCAACGAGTTCGTGCGCCAAGCAAAGCCCCTTCTGGCCGACCAGTACCCCGCCAATATGTTCTTATTGCGCGGCATCTCTAAGCGCCCATCTATCCCCACGATGCAGGAGGTTTATGGGCTTAATCCACTGGCCATTGCGGTTTATCCCATGTATCGTGGACTGGCGAAACTGGTGGGGATGCAAGTGTTGCACCCTGGCGAGACAATGGAGGACGAGTTCGCAGCGTTAGAGTCCAACTGGGAGGAGTACAATTTCTTCTTCGTACACATCAAGTGGACTGATAGCGCTGGTGAAGACGGTGACTTCGATCGCAAAGTCTCCATCATTGAACAGGTGGACGCTTACATTCCGCGATTGATGACCCTCAAACCGGATGTGGTCGTTGTTACGGGGGATCACTCCACACCAGCGCTCCTGCGATCCCACAGTTGGCATCCTATTCCAACACTTATCTACTCGCCTTATTGCCGCAGCGATGAGGTGACGGAATTCTCTGAGCGAGGGTGTGCCCGCGGTGCGCTGGGACAGTTCCCAGCCACAGATATCATGCCCCTGGCTCTCGCCAATGCCTTGCGATTGACCAAGTTCGGGGCATAA
- the pfkA gene encoding 6-phosphofructokinase, which translates to MSVNRIGVLTSGGDGPGLNPCIRAVVRNALHHGLEVVGIKRGYMGMVYNEMIPLNARSVGGIIGRGGTFLGTSRCPEFMTKKGQVQAVRHLNEAGIDGLVVIGGDGSLRGAKLLHDLGIKVVGVPGTIDNDLCGTDIAIGVDTALNTALEAIDRIKDTASSHQRAFLVEIMGRDCGYLALIAGIVGGAEMICIPEVPFELEDVARTLNEAYLRGKAHCIISVAEGARYNATAIADYLREHHEETGFEVRVTILGHVQRGGSPSAFDRLLATRLGAAAVDALREGKSGVMVGLISNKIVTTPIDEVVAQKRMPDLNLYNLAEIMAQ; encoded by the coding sequence ATGAGCGTTAACAGGATCGGAGTATTGACCAGCGGTGGCGATGGCCCGGGACTGAACCCCTGCATCCGCGCAGTAGTACGGAATGCTCTCCACCACGGGCTCGAAGTCGTGGGCATCAAGCGGGGATACATGGGGATGGTTTACAACGAAATGATCCCCCTCAATGCTCGTTCAGTAGGCGGCATCATTGGTCGTGGCGGCACCTTTCTGGGTACCTCCCGCTGCCCCGAGTTCATGACCAAGAAAGGCCAGGTCCAGGCTGTCCGTCATCTGAACGAGGCGGGGATTGATGGCCTCGTGGTCATCGGCGGCGATGGCAGTTTACGCGGGGCGAAGCTCCTCCATGACCTGGGCATCAAGGTGGTCGGCGTGCCGGGTACGATCGACAACGACCTTTGTGGAACGGATATTGCTATCGGTGTCGACACTGCGCTCAATACCGCACTGGAAGCCATCGATCGCATCAAAGATACCGCCTCCTCCCATCAACGGGCGTTTTTGGTGGAGATTATGGGCCGCGACTGTGGATATCTGGCCTTAATTGCTGGCATCGTAGGCGGCGCAGAGATGATCTGTATCCCCGAGGTGCCCTTCGAACTGGAAGATGTCGCCCGCACACTCAATGAGGCCTACTTGCGTGGCAAGGCACATTGCATCATCTCCGTGGCCGAGGGCGCAAGATACAACGCCACCGCCATTGCCGATTATCTGCGCGAGCACCATGAAGAGACCGGCTTCGAAGTGCGGGTGACAATTCTGGGTCACGTACAGCGCGGTGGCTCACCGTCGGCGTTTGACCGGCTCTTAGCCACACGTCTGGGCGCGGCGGCAGTGGATGCTTTGCGCGAAGGCAAAAGCGGCGTGATGGTCGGCCTAATATCTAATAAAATCGTGACTACGCCGATTGACGAGGTGGTGGCTCAAAAGCGTATGCCCGACCTAAACTTGTACAATCTAGCCGAAATCATGGCTCAATAG